From the genome of Spinacia oleracea cultivar Varoflay chromosome 2, BTI_SOV_V1, whole genome shotgun sequence, one region includes:
- the LOC110806206 gene encoding tyrosine--tRNA ligase 1, cytoplasmic — translation MEDDEAKKQCPAEDIQSLSISDAAPESSSSLSSSGMSVEERYEIIRSIGEECIQESELLQLLKNKAEPICYDGFEPSGRMHVAQGIMKVINVNKLVSAGCRVKIWIADLFAKLNKKMGGDMKKIQEVGKYFIEIWKAAGMDIDSGRVEFLWTEKEINERAHEYWPLVLDIASKNKLPRLQRCCQIMGREDPDDLDGAQIFYACMQCADIFFLKADICQLGMDQRKVNVLAREYCDDIKRKHKPVILSHHMLSGLKEGQEKMSKSIESSAIYMDDTEADINAKIKKAYCPPKIVDKNPCLEYVKYIVLPWFKEFTVERKIEYGGPKTYKTFEELAADYEAEALHPGDVKPALTMALNKILQPVRDHFTNDANAKMLLKRIKSYKVTR, via the exons ATGGAGGACGACGAAGCAAAGAAACAATGTCCTGCGGAAGACATTCAGTCTCTCTCCATCAGCGATGCCGCCCCTGAGtcctcttcttctctctcctcctccgg GATGTCAGTCGAAGAACGTTATGAGATCATAAGAAGTATTGGGGAGGAGTGCATTCAAGAATCGGAGCTTCTGCAACTTCTTAAAAACAAAGCTGAGCCTATTTGTTATGATGGGTTTGAACCATCTGGACGAATGCATGTTGCCCAG GGGATTATGAAGGTAATCAATGTGAACAAGTTAGTATCTGCTGGTTGTAGAGTAAAGATATGGATTGCAGATTTGTTTGCCAAATTGAATAAGAAAATGGGAGGTGATATGAAGAAGATTCAAGAGGTGGGTAAGTACTTTATTGAAATCTGGAAGGCTGCTGGAATGGATATTGATTCTGGAAGAGTCGAGTTTTTGTGGACCGAAAAAGAAATCAATGAACGTGCGCATGAGTACTGGCCTCTTGTGTTGGATATAGCTTCGAAGAACAAACTGCCAAGGCTTCAGAG GTGTTGTCAAATTATGGGTCGTGAAGACCCAGATGATTTAGATGGTGCTCAGATCTTTTATGCCTGCATGCAGTGTGCAGATATCTTTTTCTTGAAG GCGGACATTTGCCAGCTTGGTATGGACCAGCGCAAGGTCAATGTGCTTGCTCGGGAGTACTGTGATGATATCAAAAGAAAGCACAAGCCAGTCATTTTGTCACACC ATATGCTTTCGGGTTTGAAAGAGGGGCAAGAAAAGATGTCAAAGTCAATCGAGTCATCTGCAATTTACATGGATGATACAGAG GCTGACATTAATGCAAAGATTAAGAAAGCTTACTGTCCACCAAAGATAGTTGACAAAAATCCATGTCTGGAATATGTGAAGTACATTGTATTGCCATGGTTCAAGGAATTTACTGTGGAACGCAAAATTGAATATGGTGGACCTAA GACCTACAAGACATTTGAAGAATTAGCAGCTGATTATGAAGCAGAGGCTTTGCATCCTGGGGATGTGAAACCTGCTTTAACAATGGCACTGAATAAGATTTTGCAG CCGGTCCGAGATCACTTCACCAATGATGCCAATGCGAAAATGCTTTTGAAGAGGATCAAG TCATACAAGGTTACCAGGTAG